Proteins from a genomic interval of Pseudodesulfovibrio nedwellii:
- a CDS encoding NAD(P)/FAD-dependent oxidoreductase: MLARYREGIMTKTKKTEFDVIIVGGGPAGLFAAYYLAEHSDLEVLLIDKGKLSLKRDCPLSGDQECIKCRPCNILCGVGGAGLFSDGKLNFIHKLGKTDLTQFVGITEAHALIEETEDIFNRFGMDGQVFPTDMDMAKEIRKDARKHGIDLLVIKQKHLGSDNLPGHIAGMADYIQDKGVTFHTSENVKDVTVDKGRVTGVITNRGEYKAKNVILAPGRVGAEWVGHVVQSHGIEVSQRGIEVGVRVEVHNEIMQDLCSVIYDPTFFVRTNKYDDQTRTFCTNYGGFVALENYQDFVCVNGHALMNTKSENTNFAFLSKVVLNDPVEDNQAYGESIGRLATLIGGGKPILQRFGDLRRGRRSTWDRIGNGYIEPTMKNVVPGDIAMALPERILTNLMDGLEQLNNVVPGVSNDETLLYAPEIKFFATQVDTREHLETSVNGLFVAGDGPGVAGNIVGASATALIPAKEIIKRS; encoded by the coding sequence ATACTTGCGAGATACAGAGAGGGTATTATGACCAAGACAAAGAAGACCGAATTTGACGTTATCATCGTTGGTGGAGGCCCTGCCGGGCTGTTTGCCGCGTATTATTTGGCTGAACACTCCGATTTGGAGGTGTTGCTGATAGACAAGGGCAAGCTTTCATTGAAACGGGATTGTCCCTTGTCCGGCGATCAGGAATGCATCAAGTGCCGTCCTTGCAACATTTTGTGTGGTGTGGGCGGAGCTGGCTTGTTCTCAGATGGTAAACTGAATTTTATTCATAAGCTCGGTAAGACAGATCTGACACAGTTCGTCGGTATTACCGAAGCACACGCCCTGATCGAAGAGACCGAAGATATATTTAATCGATTCGGTATGGATGGTCAGGTTTTTCCCACTGACATGGATATGGCCAAGGAAATCCGTAAGGATGCTCGTAAACATGGCATCGATCTGCTGGTCATAAAGCAGAAGCATTTGGGCAGCGATAATCTGCCTGGGCATATCGCGGGGATGGCTGATTATATTCAGGATAAGGGAGTCACTTTTCATACGTCCGAGAACGTCAAGGACGTCACTGTGGATAAGGGGCGTGTCACTGGTGTGATCACCAACCGTGGCGAGTATAAGGCCAAGAATGTCATTCTGGCCCCGGGACGTGTCGGCGCGGAATGGGTCGGCCATGTCGTGCAAAGCCATGGCATTGAGGTGTCCCAGCGCGGTATTGAAGTGGGCGTGCGCGTCGAGGTCCATAATGAGATCATGCAGGACCTGTGTTCCGTGATTTATGATCCGACTTTTTTTGTGCGTACCAATAAATATGACGACCAGACCCGCACGTTCTGCACCAATTACGGTGGATTCGTGGCCCTGGAAAATTATCAGGACTTTGTCTGCGTAAACGGTCATGCTCTCATGAATACTAAGTCCGAGAATACCAACTTCGCCTTTTTGTCCAAGGTAGTGCTGAATGATCCTGTCGAGGACAATCAGGCCTATGGTGAATCCATCGGACGACTGGCGACCTTGATTGGTGGTGGCAAGCCCATCCTGCAACGGTTTGGCGATCTGCGTCGCGGACGCCGTTCCACATGGGACCGTATCGGTAATGGCTACATCGAGCCGACCATGAAAAATGTGGTGCCGGGTGATATCGCCATGGCTTTGCCCGAGCGTATTTTGACGAACCTTATGGATGGTTTGGAACAGCTCAATAATGTGGTACCCGGCGTGTCCAACGATGAGACGTTGCTGTATGCACCTGAGATCAAATTCTTTGCTACACAGGTGGATACCCGAGAGCATCTGGAGACAAGCGTTAACGGTTTGTTCGTGGCCGGAGATGGTCCCGGTGTGGCGGGTAATATTGTTGGTGCCTCAGCAACTGCGCTTATTCCTGCCAAGGAAATCATCAAACGTAGCTAA
- the rpsO gene encoding 30S ribosomal protein S15 — MVMTAEEKQKIIDEYKTCEGDTGSPEVQVALLTARIKYLADHFKAHKKDHHSRTGLLKMVGQRRKLLKYLTNKDIQRYRDLISRLGLRK, encoded by the coding sequence GTGGTTATGACTGCTGAAGAAAAGCAAAAGATTATTGACGAGTACAAGACCTGTGAAGGTGACACCGGATCCCCCGAGGTTCAGGTTGCGCTGCTGACCGCACGCATCAAATACCTGGCCGATCACTTCAAGGCCCACAAAAAAGACCACCACTCCCGGACCGGTCTGCTCAAGATGGTTGGTCAGCGCAGAAAGCTGCTGAAATACCTGACTAACAAAGACATTCAGCGCTACCGCGACCTTATTAGTCGCCTTGGTCTGCGCAAATAG
- the truB gene encoding tRNA pseudouridine(55) synthase TruB has product MGRRQKKRSPEQRDGLLILNKPSGPTSTGCLNDIKHQLKQYKIGHGGTLDPMAQGVLLVLLGHGTKLAPYLSGGTKTYSGTFRLGITTDTLDIQGEVTKETPVDVTVEDVKREILYWKELTEQEVPAYSAAKHKGKPLYALAREGKETPVKIKPIVISHVEALDVQMPEASFRVSCSAGTYIRSLVHSLGTRMGCGATLISLVRESSEPFRLDQALDLEDVLENPDSFPDRVTPLKDTLPHWSRYQLTEPLAGLVKNGAWLPVNDQPGELLAGELGDRAMLLDTDDTPLALVEAKLQDNKPKWSILRGLWNQD; this is encoded by the coding sequence ATGGGTCGTAGACAAAAAAAAAGAAGCCCCGAACAACGTGATGGACTGCTGATTTTAAATAAACCATCCGGCCCTACTTCGACCGGCTGCTTGAATGATATCAAACATCAACTCAAGCAGTACAAAATTGGTCATGGCGGAACACTTGATCCCATGGCCCAAGGAGTACTTCTGGTTCTTCTCGGACACGGCACCAAGCTTGCTCCGTACCTCAGTGGCGGAACCAAAACATATTCCGGCACATTTCGACTCGGAATAACCACTGATACCCTTGATATTCAAGGGGAAGTAACCAAAGAAACACCTGTTGACGTCACTGTCGAAGACGTCAAACGCGAAATTTTATATTGGAAAGAGTTGACAGAGCAGGAAGTTCCTGCCTATTCGGCTGCCAAACACAAGGGTAAGCCGTTGTATGCCCTAGCCCGTGAGGGTAAGGAAACACCGGTCAAAATTAAGCCCATTGTTATTTCTCATGTGGAAGCGCTAGACGTTCAGATGCCTGAAGCATCATTCAGGGTCAGTTGCTCCGCCGGTACTTATATACGTTCCCTGGTCCACAGCTTGGGGACACGAATGGGGTGCGGCGCGACACTGATCAGCCTGGTCCGGGAATCGAGCGAGCCTTTCCGGCTCGATCAAGCCCTTGACCTTGAAGACGTTCTGGAAAATCCGGATTCATTTCCGGACAGAGTGACCCCTTTAAAGGACACTCTACCTCACTGGTCTCGGTATCAATTGACCGAACCGTTGGCAGGACTCGTAAAAAACGGGGCCTGGCTACCGGTCAATGATCAACCGGGCGAACTGCTGGCCGGGGAACTTGGTGATAGAGCCATGTTGCTCGACACCGACGATACTCCGCTGGCACTTGTTGAGGCAAAACTCCAGGACAATAAACCCAAGTGGTCAATTCTTCGAGGACTTTGGAACCAAGACTGA
- a CDS encoding sigma-54 interaction domain-containing protein — MVLNLTGIIGNSPALAEVFKVLGKVAPTDSTVLVTGESGTGKELLVRALHQNSDRHNKPFVPINCGAIPKELLESELFGHEKGAFTHAIRSRPGRFELADGGTIFLDEIGEMDLSLQVKILRALQEKEIERVGGTSIKKVDVRVVAATNRDLEGEVAAGRFREDLFYRLNVIPLRLPALRKRGNDILLLAEHFLCDHCSSKARKKLKLSEKAQEMLLTYSWPGNVRELENFMERLSILCDGMEILPEDLPAKIFEDIGERPLRKVEVIQPVAPIGFAWPMLKDMKDKDLKLKEFLEAIEGRLLAEALELADGVKNKAAELVGIKRTTLIEKLKKRNLL; from the coding sequence ATGGTACTCAACCTGACCGGTATAATCGGAAACAGTCCTGCCCTTGCCGAAGTGTTCAAGGTACTGGGAAAGGTTGCTCCCACAGATAGTACGGTGTTGGTCACCGGTGAATCCGGTACCGGCAAGGAACTTCTTGTTCGGGCACTGCATCAAAACAGCGATCGCCATAATAAGCCGTTTGTTCCCATCAATTGTGGAGCCATTCCCAAAGAACTGCTCGAATCTGAACTGTTCGGACATGAGAAAGGTGCGTTTACGCACGCAATCCGTTCCCGCCCCGGCCGATTTGAATTGGCTGATGGCGGAACTATTTTTCTCGATGAAATTGGCGAGATGGATTTGTCACTTCAGGTCAAGATTCTTCGTGCGCTTCAGGAGAAGGAAATCGAACGTGTGGGCGGCACCAGTATCAAGAAAGTCGACGTCCGCGTCGTCGCCGCTACGAACCGCGATCTTGAGGGAGAAGTGGCGGCAGGCCGGTTTCGTGAGGACTTATTCTATCGGCTGAACGTCATTCCTCTGCGTTTGCCGGCTCTGAGAAAGCGCGGGAATGATATCCTGCTGCTCGCAGAGCATTTTTTGTGCGATCATTGTTCGAGCAAGGCACGAAAGAAACTCAAACTTTCCGAGAAAGCTCAGGAGATGCTCCTGACGTATTCCTGGCCCGGGAATGTTCGCGAGTTGGAAAATTTTATGGAACGACTTTCCATCCTGTGTGATGGAATGGAAATATTGCCAGAAGATCTTCCTGCCAAGATTTTTGAGGATATCGGTGAGCGACCGTTGCGAAAGGTTGAAGTTATTCAACCAGTCGCACCCATCGGTTTTGCGTGGCCGATGCTTAAGGATATGAAGGACAAGGACCTCAAGCTGAAGGAATTTCTGGAGGCCATTGAAGGTCGTTTGCTGGCCGAGGCTTTGGAACTGGCGGATGGAGTGAAGAATAAAGCTGCGGAATTGGTCGGCATCAAGCGGACTACATTGATCGAGAAGCTGAAAAAACGGAATTTGCTGTAA
- the pnp gene encoding polyribonucleotide nucleotidyltransferase translates to MTMIPFDATSLTATVGGMDITIETGKYARQASGAVTITSGKTTVLVTAVTQPLAIDRGFFPLTCNYQEMAYAAGRVPGNYFRREGRPSERETLICRLIDRPIRPLFEKGFADEVQIIATVLSADKHVNPDVLAVTGASAACHISKMPFLGPIVGARVGFINNEFVLNPSYTQADNESSLNLVFAATREAMVMVEGGGKFVSEDLVADALAWGHEQVAPLFDLQDQLREKVGVAKLKVETPKQDEELVSFLGDFITDDIQAAVTTPEKMVRYAAKDAAKAKAKEAVAEKFPEDEAKLKAVSGIVGDITKKLVRDRIVNEGLRIDGRDTTTVRPLSIETGVLSQTHGSVLFRRGETSALAVATLGSTRDEQRYDSLLGDATKRFMLHYNFPPYCVGEARMLRGTSRREVGHGALAERALTPVLPNQDDFPFTIRVVSEIMESNGSSSMASVCGATLSLMDAGVPISEPVAGIAMGLCKEDDKYFVLTDILGDEDALGDMDFKVAGTKDGITAIQMDIKIAGIPQEVLKKALHQAKDARLHILGHMGEELAAPREELSELAPQMAVVHIDPEKIRSVIGPGGKNIKAITAETEADIDIEDSGKISIFAPTMVSMEKAKEMVLYYDQKAEPGKNYLGTVRKVLEVGALVEILPGMEGMLHISQLDFERVERVEDVVQLGQEVWVKCISLEPGGRIRLSRKAWLMEEAGQEVNLEDFKRPAPRGGDRNGGRRDNRGGGGRRDNRGGGRR, encoded by the coding sequence ATGACAATGATTCCTTTTGATGCCACAAGCCTGACCGCGACGGTCGGCGGCATGGACATCACAATCGAAACCGGCAAGTATGCCCGCCAAGCCAGTGGCGCCGTGACGATTACGTCCGGCAAAACCACTGTTCTGGTCACCGCCGTGACCCAGCCCCTGGCTATTGATCGCGGCTTCTTCCCTCTCACCTGCAACTATCAAGAAATGGCGTATGCTGCTGGTCGTGTGCCAGGCAACTACTTCCGTCGTGAAGGCCGCCCGTCCGAGCGTGAGACTCTGATCTGCCGCCTCATCGACCGCCCCATCCGCCCCTTGTTTGAGAAAGGCTTCGCTGACGAAGTCCAGATCATTGCCACGGTTCTGTCCGCTGACAAACATGTCAACCCGGACGTCCTGGCCGTGACTGGTGCCTCTGCAGCCTGCCATATCTCCAAGATGCCTTTCCTTGGCCCCATTGTGGGAGCTCGCGTTGGATTCATCAACAACGAGTTTGTTCTCAACCCCTCCTACACACAGGCAGACAACGAGTCCTCCCTGAACCTCGTTTTCGCGGCCACCCGCGAAGCCATGGTCATGGTTGAAGGTGGCGGCAAGTTCGTCTCCGAAGACCTTGTTGCCGATGCTCTGGCTTGGGGCCACGAACAAGTCGCTCCGCTCTTCGACCTGCAGGATCAGCTCCGCGAAAAGGTCGGCGTTGCCAAGCTTAAAGTCGAAACACCCAAGCAGGACGAAGAACTCGTTTCCTTCCTTGGTGACTTCATCACTGATGATATTCAGGCCGCAGTGACCACTCCCGAAAAGATGGTTCGCTACGCTGCCAAAGATGCTGCCAAAGCAAAAGCCAAAGAGGCTGTCGCTGAGAAATTCCCCGAAGACGAAGCAAAACTCAAAGCTGTCAGCGGCATTGTCGGTGACATCACTAAAAAGCTCGTGCGCGATCGCATCGTCAACGAAGGTTTGCGTATCGACGGTCGTGACACCACCACCGTTCGTCCGCTCTCCATCGAGACCGGTGTACTAAGCCAGACTCACGGTTCCGTACTGTTCCGCCGCGGTGAAACTTCCGCACTGGCTGTTGCCACTCTCGGCTCCACCCGTGATGAGCAGCGTTACGACTCTCTGCTCGGCGATGCCACCAAGCGCTTCATGCTGCATTACAACTTCCCGCCGTACTGCGTCGGTGAAGCCCGTATGCTGCGTGGTACCTCCCGCCGTGAAGTCGGTCACGGTGCACTCGCAGAGCGCGCCCTGACTCCGGTTCTGCCGAACCAGGACGACTTCCCGTTCACCATCCGTGTGGTCTCCGAGATCATGGAATCCAACGGTTCCTCCTCCATGGCCTCTGTTTGCGGCGCCACTCTGTCCCTCATGGACGCTGGTGTTCCCATTTCCGAGCCGGTTGCCGGTATCGCCATGGGCCTGTGCAAAGAAGACGACAAATACTTCGTACTCACCGACATCCTCGGTGATGAAGACGCACTGGGCGATATGGACTTCAAGGTCGCCGGTACCAAGGACGGCATCACTGCCATCCAGATGGACATCAAGATCGCCGGTATCCCTCAGGAAGTACTGAAAAAGGCCCTTCATCAGGCCAAAGACGCTCGTCTGCATATCCTCGGTCACATGGGTGAAGAGCTGGCAGCTCCTCGTGAAGAGCTGTCCGAACTGGCTCCGCAGATGGCTGTCGTGCACATCGATCCCGAAAAAATTCGCTCGGTCATCGGACCCGGCGGCAAAAATATCAAAGCCATTACCGCTGAGACCGAAGCCGATATCGACATCGAAGATTCCGGTAAAATCTCCATCTTCGCCCCGACCATGGTATCCATGGAAAAGGCCAAGGAAATGGTTCTCTACTACGACCAAAAGGCCGAACCTGGTAAGAACTACCTCGGTACTGTCCGTAAAGTTCTGGAAGTCGGCGCACTCGTCGAAATCCTGCCCGGTATGGAAGGCATGTTGCACATCTCCCAGCTCGACTTCGAGCGCGTCGAACGCGTCGAAGACGTCGTCCAGCTCGGACAGGAAGTCTGGGTCAAGTGCATCTCCCTTGAGCCCGGTGGACGCATTCGTCTGTCCCGCAAGGCATGGCTGATGGAAGAAGCCGGCCAGGAAGTAAACCTGGAAGACTTCAAGCGCCCTGCACCGCGTGGCGGTGACCGCAATGGTGGTCGTCGTGACAACCGTGGTGGCGGCGGACGCCGTGACAACCGTGGTGGCGGACGTCGCTAA
- the uxx1 gene encoding UXX-star selenoprotein family 1 has translation MTNITIYGKSTUPHTKRALDAHPEAKFVDVLMNPADLKAMLKLTDGIRKIPVIVQNGQTTIGYNRGS, from the coding sequence ATGACTAATATAACAATTTATGGGAAATCCACCTGACCACACACCAAGCGGGCGTTGGATGCGCACCCGGAAGCAAAATTTGTAGACGTTTTGATGAACCCGGCAGATTTGAAAGCAATGCTCAAATTGACAGACGGGATACGCAAAATCCCGGTCATAGTTCAAAATGGACAAACAACCATTGGCTATAATCGTGGCTCCTGA
- the amrB gene encoding AmmeMemoRadiSam system protein B: MKRQPVVAGRFYDDQPEKLYTMVDAFLGLGKDKSLNRTLLAMVPHAGYVFSGAVCGKTLGMANLEQTVLLLGPNHTGRGELFSVWNEGDWNIPGGSVSFDSDLANAILVSDANLKADIAAHTDEHSLEGILPFLHRLEPDTTIVPISISSSSLDSLRQVGQAIGQTLKTFDRPVSIVVSSDMSHYISHDEAKKMDFMALEAVVTLDPAVLFNTVRENNISMCGVLPMTTGLYAALEMGATKGELVAYTTSGEVSGDFDQVVGYAGVLVS, from the coding sequence ATGAAGAGACAGCCAGTTGTTGCGGGGCGATTTTATGATGACCAGCCTGAGAAGTTGTATACCATGGTGGATGCTTTTCTTGGGTTGGGAAAGGATAAGAGTTTAAATCGGACGTTGTTGGCCATGGTGCCCCATGCCGGGTATGTTTTTTCCGGGGCCGTGTGTGGCAAGACGTTGGGCATGGCGAATCTGGAACAGACGGTTCTTTTGCTTGGGCCAAACCATACTGGCCGCGGAGAGCTATTTTCGGTGTGGAATGAAGGGGATTGGAATATTCCTGGCGGCTCAGTGTCATTTGATTCGGACTTAGCGAATGCGATATTGGTTTCGGATGCCAATTTGAAGGCTGATATCGCTGCACATACGGATGAGCATTCTCTTGAGGGTATATTGCCGTTTCTGCACCGTTTGGAGCCTGACACGACCATAGTGCCGATTTCCATCTCCTCGTCGTCCCTCGACTCTCTGAGACAGGTTGGACAGGCTATTGGACAGACGCTTAAGACGTTTGATCGCCCTGTATCTATTGTGGTCAGTTCCGACATGAGTCATTACATTTCACATGATGAGGCCAAGAAGATGGATTTCATGGCCTTGGAGGCAGTGGTTACACTTGATCCGGCAGTTTTGTTTAATACGGTTCGAGAAAATAATATTTCTATGTGTGGGGTCCTGCCCATGACCACTGGCCTTTATGCCGCTCTTGAAATGGGGGCGACTAAAGGAGAACTGGTTGCTTATACCACTTCCGGGGAAGTTTCGGGTGATTTTGATCAGGTGGTGGGGTATGCAGGTGTTTTGGTGAGCTGA
- a CDS encoding tetratricopeptide repeat protein, with product MTVKSAKKIIWSVTATLITGLILVNPAQALRVNFQSLGDSDKLTFSFDSGALPKASVTRVGAKELTISLPSGTWDKEAKPSAKSFPGKLVESITTTDKGVTLKTRTNAFGYIRLPIPGKSAFMVQLFRDPIGARWKPAGVKPKVAPKPAPKPAQKFAPEPKTVTKPKPVSAAPKPIATTSAPVSTVEASQAIPNANGEKKPFFAVPYSVRNEVAASDAPASQVSEKSQAITPTEATLPAEPMQRIQPVALPREVETGVYPPSNELRFKVANQTAEQVKFAELAGGTAGRSPVVGEGQGAGASQPAQVGGAVASPPVEMSGQGQTGGAVSPPPTPVRPVEVSGQGQAGGAVSPPPTVVEGAPPPAPTPEETAQVEQTLAASQAEIQKVEEAPVEAAQAEQPVAEVEEEQAQPGVEGEQQPELTPEEQAKAHEEEIRNQLYEAQSLMFNGSLAAALPLYEDILKQPDVPDDVREETLYAVADIKKQLNSDNLSGKFDETAQAFIEAMNANLRSNRVPRALLNLGLLNLQVGNFPEARAYFKILQEKYPDDDNIPSISYYWGEYFYKKGEFRKAADQFQYLIQTYPEHQLVKQAAYYLADSLNRTGFLEQAFQIVDYIDKRWPDYYMENMEFLRLAGSVEMELKKWQAAKNHYFTYYNLNPDAEGADVVLARIGDIYIRLGLKKPAKQIYEKVVTNYPEEEGGLIAKMRLAEEGIYDDPAMHEMVDVFDRPYNLNPQRVYKEIVAKHPDSPLAPIAQLKLAMWYAFNKKYPEALTAAQDLIENYPDSPLVEKTKVLGDSVFVLAVPGMIGEERYGRVVRYWETYDFIGKEGSKVDDKTKIAIATSYWKIGQPEKALELIEPYLQKKQVPGVSDDALGLAVNIHLDQLNWKKIADLVSMAKKNWTLKPAQQKQLEYARAMSLQNLGDAKEAMPMWAELAKDASVDPAFRAYAMYYMAKDAMQRQDLRRVFVYAQEALALLLQTNGDPEKIKDTVLMSIYATERSGRYDEALKWAKEYDRYIEVDNPEWASTRFKLARIYRKAGAMDEWKQLLGDIIEKKPDTLQAQLAKSALETYALEQKAAEYQPVP from the coding sequence GTGACAGTGAAAAGCGCCAAAAAAATAATTTGGTCCGTTACAGCGACCCTTATCACCGGATTGATTCTCGTCAATCCTGCTCAAGCTTTGCGCGTGAATTTTCAGTCCCTTGGAGATTCGGATAAACTTACTTTTTCATTTGATTCAGGCGCTTTACCAAAGGCATCGGTGACACGTGTCGGTGCGAAAGAGCTGACTATTTCTTTGCCTTCCGGTACCTGGGATAAGGAAGCTAAACCAAGTGCCAAGTCTTTCCCCGGTAAGTTGGTGGAATCCATCACTACCACCGACAAAGGAGTGACACTCAAGACCAGAACCAACGCGTTCGGGTATATCCGTCTCCCCATCCCCGGCAAGTCTGCATTCATGGTGCAACTTTTTCGAGATCCTATCGGAGCTCGCTGGAAACCTGCGGGGGTCAAACCCAAAGTTGCACCAAAACCAGCACCTAAGCCGGCACAGAAATTTGCGCCCGAGCCAAAAACTGTGACAAAACCTAAACCGGTTTCCGCTGCACCCAAGCCGATTGCCACAACTTCCGCGCCAGTTTCCACGGTTGAAGCTTCGCAGGCAATTCCCAATGCGAATGGTGAGAAAAAACCGTTTTTTGCTGTCCCGTATTCCGTAAGAAACGAGGTGGCCGCATCAGATGCGCCAGCCTCTCAAGTCTCAGAGAAGTCTCAAGCCATTACGCCCACCGAGGCCACGCTTCCTGCCGAGCCAATGCAGCGGATTCAGCCTGTTGCGCTTCCTCGTGAAGTTGAGACTGGTGTTTATCCGCCATCCAATGAATTGCGTTTCAAGGTGGCGAATCAGACCGCAGAGCAAGTGAAATTTGCCGAATTGGCTGGTGGCACCGCAGGACGTTCCCCGGTGGTTGGCGAAGGACAGGGGGCAGGGGCTTCGCAACCAGCACAAGTTGGTGGCGCAGTTGCATCGCCTCCGGTTGAAATGTCAGGTCAAGGGCAGACTGGTGGGGCAGTGTCTCCGCCGCCGACACCTGTGCGCCCAGTGGAAGTGTCTGGTCAGGGACAGGCCGGTGGAGCGGTGAGTCCGCCACCGACCGTTGTTGAGGGCGCTCCTCCGCCGGCTCCTACGCCGGAAGAAACCGCTCAGGTTGAGCAGACTTTGGCAGCTTCGCAGGCTGAGATCCAAAAGGTCGAGGAAGCTCCTGTTGAAGCCGCACAGGCTGAACAACCTGTAGCTGAGGTGGAAGAAGAACAGGCTCAGCCCGGTGTTGAAGGTGAACAACAGCCTGAATTAACGCCCGAAGAGCAGGCCAAGGCACATGAAGAAGAGATCAGGAATCAGCTCTATGAAGCGCAGTCCCTGATGTTTAACGGTTCATTGGCCGCAGCTCTGCCCTTGTACGAAGATATTTTAAAGCAACCTGATGTGCCGGATGACGTGCGCGAAGAAACGCTTTATGCCGTGGCCGACATCAAGAAGCAGCTCAATTCCGATAATCTTTCTGGTAAGTTTGATGAGACAGCTCAGGCTTTTATCGAGGCCATGAACGCGAACTTGCGTTCCAATAGAGTGCCTCGTGCGTTACTTAATCTTGGTTTATTGAATTTGCAGGTTGGGAACTTTCCGGAAGCTCGAGCCTATTTTAAAATTTTGCAGGAAAAGTATCCTGACGACGATAATATCCCGTCCATCAGCTACTACTGGGGCGAGTATTTTTATAAGAAAGGCGAGTTTAGAAAAGCCGCTGATCAGTTCCAATATCTCATTCAAACCTACCCTGAACATCAATTGGTGAAACAGGCTGCCTATTATTTAGCAGACTCCCTTAACCGAACCGGATTTCTTGAACAGGCTTTTCAGATCGTCGATTACATCGACAAGAGGTGGCCGGATTACTACATGGAAAACATGGAGTTTCTGCGTCTTGCGGGTTCCGTGGAAATGGAACTCAAGAAGTGGCAGGCTGCCAAGAATCATTATTTCACGTACTATAATCTCAATCCTGACGCTGAAGGTGCCGATGTCGTTCTGGCGCGGATTGGTGATATCTACATTCGTCTTGGGTTGAAGAAGCCTGCCAAGCAGATTTATGAAAAAGTGGTTACCAACTACCCGGAAGAAGAGGGTGGATTGATAGCCAAGATGCGTTTGGCTGAAGAAGGTATTTACGACGATCCGGCCATGCATGAAATGGTGGATGTCTTTGATAGGCCTTACAATCTCAACCCGCAGCGGGTGTATAAAGAGATTGTTGCCAAGCACCCCGACAGTCCTTTGGCACCCATCGCTCAGCTCAAGCTGGCCATGTGGTACGCATTTAACAAAAAGTATCCCGAGGCGTTGACTGCTGCTCAGGATCTTATCGAAAATTACCCGGACAGCCCGCTCGTGGAAAAGACCAAGGTTCTTGGCGATTCCGTGTTTGTTCTGGCCGTTCCAGGTATGATCGGCGAAGAGCGGTATGGTCGTGTGGTCCGGTACTGGGAAACATATGATTTTATCGGCAAGGAAGGTTCCAAGGTTGATGACAAGACCAAGATTGCCATTGCCACCAGCTATTGGAAAATTGGTCAGCCAGAGAAAGCATTGGAATTGATTGAGCCATACCTCCAGAAAAAGCAGGTTCCGGGTGTGTCCGATGATGCCCTTGGTCTTGCTGTGAATATTCATCTCGACCAGTTGAACTGGAAGAAAATTGCGGATCTCGTTTCCATGGCTAAGAAGAATTGGACGCTCAAACCGGCTCAGCAGAAACAACTTGAGTATGCACGGGCCATGTCTTTGCAGAATCTTGGTGATGCCAAGGAAGCTATGCCCATGTGGGCCGAGCTTGCCAAGGATGCTTCCGTGGATCCGGCATTTCGAGCATACGCAATGTATTATATGGCCAAAGACGCTATGCAGCGGCAGGATTTGCGTCGGGTATTCGTCTATGCCCAAGAAGCATTGGCCTTGTTACTTCAGACCAACGGTGATCCTGAAAAGATTAAGGATACCGTGCTGATGTCCATTTATGCCACTGAGCGGTCAGGCCGATATGATGAAGCGCTCAAGTGGGCCAAAGAATATGACCGTTACATTGAAGTGGATAATCCTGAATGGGCATCCACACGGTTCAAGCTTGCTCGTATTTATCGCAAGGCCGGAGCTATGGACGAATGGAAGCAATTGCTCGGTGATATTATCGAGAAGAAGCCTGATACGCTTCAGGCACAGCTCGCCAAGTCCGCTCTTGAGACCTATGCTCTCGAACAAAAAGCTGCTGAATATCAACCCGTACCGTAA